From a region of the Euwallacea similis isolate ESF13 chromosome 3, ESF131.1, whole genome shotgun sequence genome:
- the LOC136420125 gene encoding myrosinase 1-like, with the protein MSGQRLVTFLFFTAFFNETIESIRPRSCAPKDCDLTTFPENFKFGTASSAYQIEGGWNEDGKGKSWWDWYLNTYIRDNGNVASDSYHRYLDDIEALKEIGVDYYRFSISWPRILPKGHRTEVNQAGIDYYNNLLDGLEEAGIEPMVTIFHWDTPYVLTYLGDWSNRKIVNDFVDYAELLFQLFGDRVKLWATINEPRSFCQDVPERVHSLHLTDLPLGTYEYLCGHHVLLAHAYTYRLYQDKYKYSQGGKLGIVLNFDENIPYSNSTEDIETAKRANNFDVGWFANPLVFGDYPQIMKDVVTQNSAQQNFTTSRLPSFTTNEKNIVKGSFDVMFLNHYSAHLVAMAEQNLAPSWSNDKQIDSFINTSWPTTNIGFAIHPPALRGVLAYMKETYNNPVLWITENGMSDTGGTSDDARIQFIQSMLEQVRLAMCEDGVKILGYTYWSFLDSFEWNSLYSAKFGLVEVNFTTYDRTLKQSAYYYKNLVQTHLINASSSD; encoded by the exons ATGTCAGGCCAAAGATTAGtaacctttttatttttcacagcattttttaatgaaaccatTGAGAGCATAAG GCCAAGATCGTGTGCTCCAAAAGACTGCGATCTAACCACATTCCCTGAGAATTTCAAATTCGGAACAGCCTCATCAGCCTATCAAATCGAGGGCGGTTGGAATGAGGACGGCAAGGGCAAGTCATGGTGGGATTGGTACCTCAACACATATATCAGAGACAATGGAAATGTTGCCTCAGACTCCTATCATCGTTACTTGGACGATATTGAAGCTTTGAAGGAAATCGGAGTGGACTATTACAGATTCTCAATATCGTGGCCCAGGATTTTACCTAAGGGTCACAGAACGGAGGTGAACCAAGCAGGAATAGATTACTACAATAACCTCCTGGATGGGTTGGAGGAGGCTGGAATTGAACCCATGGTGACAATATTCCATTGGGACACTCCTTACGTTCTCACCTATCTGGGAGATTGGAGCAATCGCAAGATTGTGAATGATTTTGTGGATTACGCAGAGCTCCTGTTCCAGCTTTTCGGTGATAGGGTGAAGCTTTGGGCCACGATTAATGAGCCCCGGTCTTTCTGCCAGGACGTTCCCGAAAGGGTGCACTCTCTGCATTTGACAGACCTTCCCCTCGGTACTTATGAATACCTTTGTGGGCACCATGTGCTGCTAGCTCATGCATATACTTATAGGTTGTATCAAGACAAGTACAAGTATTCTCAAGGAG gaaaacTGGGAATCGTGCTGAACTTTGATGAGAATATACCATACTCAAACTCCACTGAGGATATAGAGACAGCTAAGAGGGCCAATAACTTTGAT GTTGGTTGGTTTGCTAATCCCCTGGTTTTCGGAGACTATCCGCAAATAATGAAAGATGTAGTGACCCAAAATAGCGCCCAGCAGAACTTTACCACCTCTAGACTGCCTTCTTTCACTactaatgaaaaaaacatCGTTAAAGGTTCTTTTGATGTAATGTTCCTCAACCACTACAGTGCTCACCTAGTGGCAATGGCTGAGCAAAATTTAGCCCCCTCATGGTCCAATGACAAGCAAATTGACTCATTTATAAATACCTCCTGGCCTACCACCAACATTGGATTTGCA ATCCATCCTCCAGCTCTAAGAGGAGTTCTCGCATACATGAAGGAGACATACAACAATCCAGTCTTGTGGATAACAGAGAATGGTATGTCTGATACTGGAGGTACCAGCGATGATGCCAGGATTCAGTTTATACAG AGTATGTTAGAACAAGTTAGGCTGGCAATGTGTGAGGATGGAGTTAAAATTCTGGGCTATACCTATTGGAGCTTTCTGGATTCTTTTGAATGGAACAGCCTATATAG TGCGAAATTCGGCTTGGTAGAAGTAAACTTCACCACATACGATAGGACCCTAAAGCAATCCGCCTATTACTACAAGAATCTCGTTCAAACCCACCTGATTAACGCCTCTTCTTCAGACTAA
- the LOC136420127 gene encoding myrosinase 1-like: protein MSVLRALFILLSFYIIQSKTTHVKPCDTSSFPPNFKFGVGSSAYQIEGAWNADGKGRSWWDWLYNSNIVASNGGNVADDSYHRYLDDVAALQSIGPDYYKFSISWPRILPTGLINEVNQAGVDYYNKLLDALKAAGIEPVVTMFHWDIPNTLIYLGGWTNPHIVQYFADYADLLFRLFGNRVKLWATINEPRSFCQTVPDVVRKILFPEILTGTYEYLCGHYALLAHASAYRLYQKKYRRSQNGRIGIILDIIANVPLTNSSEDLKASKRAYTFDFDWFASPLIKGDYPQLMKDIVGRNSALQNFSTSRLPSFTKSEKKLIKGSYDIFLVNHYTSQLVTLSNFSISPSWENDKQITQSVSSSWLLTNSNMSVNPPSIRTVLSYIKNSYGIRKILITENGYSNAGGNLNDTDRISFLKDVLYQLRLAMCEDSINVVGYTYWSFLDSFEWLSLYSAKFGLVQVDYDTLERTPKLSAEYYSKLIKSHLINSTV, encoded by the exons ATGTCGGTTCTCAGAGCTTTATTTATATTACTCAGTTTCTATATTATACA ATCTAAGACAACTCATGTAAAACCATGCGACACTTCCTCATTTCCTCCCAACTTCAAATTTGGAGTCGGATCTTCAGCATACCAAATTGAGGGCGCCTGGAACGCGGACGGTAAGGGTAGGTCTTGGTGGGACTGGTTGTATAATAGCAACATTGTTGCCTCAAATGGTGGTAACGTTGCTGATGACTCCTACCATCGATACCTGGACGATGTGGCAGCACTGCAGTCCATTGGTCCAGATTATTACAAGTTCTCTATATCTTGGCCCAGAATTTTGCCGACTG GATTAATCAACGAAGTTAACCAGGCAGGTGTGGACTATTACAATAAATTGTTAGATGCATTAAAGGCAGCAGGGATTGAACCTGTAGTAACGATGTTTCATTGGGATATTCCAAATACTTTGATTTATCTGGGAGGCTGGACTAATCCTCATATTGTGCAGTATTTTGCGGATTATGCAGATTTGCTTTTCAGGCTGTTTGGCAACCGG GTAAAACTATGGGCCACCATCAATGAGCCTAGATCCTTCTGCCAGACCGTTCCAGATGTTGTTCGGAAGATCTTATTCCCAGAAATTCTTACAGGCACTTATGAATACCTCTGCGGCCATTATGCTCTTCTAGCACATGCCTCTGCTTACAGATTGTACCAAAAGAAGTATAGACGTAGTCAAAATg GGAGGATTGGAATAATCTTAGATATAATTGCAAATGTGCCTCTGACTAACTCATCCGAGGATCTGAAGGCCTCCAAAAGGGCCTACACTTTTGAT tttGATTGGTTTGCAAGTCCCTTAATCAAGGGCGATTATCCTCAACTAATGAAAGATATAGTAGGAAGAAATAGTGCTTTGCAAAACTTCTCAACTTCTAGACTTCCTTCGTTCACCAAGTCTGAAAAGAAGCTCATCAAGGGCTCTTATGATATCTTCCTTGTCAATCACTATACTTCCCAGCTGGTCACTCTCTCGAATTTCAGCATTAGCCCTTCATGGGAAAATGATAAACAGATTACTCAATCTGTTAGCTCTTCTTGGCTTCTAACTAATTCAAATATGAGT GTCAATCCCCCTTCAATAAGAACTGTCTTAAGCTATATTAAGAACTCTTATGGGATTCGTAAGATTCTCATAACTGAGAATGGGTATTCCAATGCTGGAGGAAACTTGAATGACACTGACAGAATTTCTTTTCTTAAG gatGTTCTGTATCAACTTCGTCTGGCCATGTGTGAGGACAGTATTAATGTAGTTGGATACACCTATTGGAGCTTCTTGGACTCATTTGAGTGGTTGAGCCTTTATAG CGCAAAGTTCGGCTTGGTGCAAGTAGACTATGATACCCTAGAGAGAACCCCTAAACTTTCTGCGGAATACTATAGTAAGCTCATTAAAAGTCATTTGATTAATTCtactgtttaa